A genomic segment from Lutzomyia longipalpis isolate SR_M1_2022 chromosome 3, ASM2433408v1 encodes:
- the LOC129793143 gene encoding uroporphyrinogen-III synthase-like: MKNLVIFKLASDENSQQEILQKYAENGILATFITPLVFAFKNLKEWGAVLQGEKENFLGIIFTSPRSVEASLEALSHGNSLHSSWHTAHNYCVGPTTSQLVSSKLGLQCQGEDSGNAEVLSAYILEDMASKGFTKGTFLFPCGNLKLGILERKLQEGGFFVQPFEIYETICNPELEDDFEKNFPKEAEYLLFYSPSCVAFSLPILRKRRENVEKLKFIAIGPSTKKSIEDAGIEVFRACEKPTLEHVLKELS, from the coding sequence ATGAAAAATTTGGTGATTTTCAAATTAGCTTCCGATGAGAATTCTCAGCAGGAAATCCTGCAAAAATATGCAGAAAATGGAATTCTTGCTACATTTATAACACCTTTGGTCTTTGCATTTAAGAACCTAAAGGAATGGGGAGCAGTTTTGCAAGGAGAGAAGGAGAATTTCCTGGGAATAATCTTCACAAGCCCTCGAAGTGTTGAAGCATCATTGGAAGCTCTCTCCCATGGAAACTCCCTTCATTCTTCCTGGCATACTGCACACAATTACTGCGTGGGCCCCACTACGTCACAATTAGTGAGCTCAAAACTCGGCCTTCAGTGTCAAGGGGAGGATTCCGGGAATGCTGAAGTTCTTTCGGCGTACATTCTGGAAGACATGGCAAGCAAGGGCTTCACCAAGGGTACTTTCCTCTTCCCGTGTGGGAATCTCAAGCTTGGAATATTGGAGAGGAAACTCCAAGAAGGTGGATTCTTCGTTCAACCGTTTGAAATCTACGAAACAATTTGCAATCCCGAACTTGAAGATGactttgagaagaatttcccCAAAGAAGCTGAATATCTCTTATTCTACAGCCCTTCCTGTGTTGCCTTTTCCCTGCCGATTCTCCGGAAGAGAAGGGAGAATgtggaaaagctcaaattcaTAGCAATTGGTCCCAGTactaaaaaatccattgaagaTGCTGGCATTGAAGTCTTCAGAGCTTGCGAAAAACCTACATTGGAGCATGTTTTGAAGGAACTAtcttag